Genomic segment of Streptomyces sp. NBC_01210:
GCGTAGGTCGGCGACCCTGGTCCCCAGGGCGCCGGCCAGCCTGATGAGAGTCGCCTGGCTCGGGTCGGCCGGCCGTTCTTCGAGATACTTCAGGTACGCAGGTGCCATTCCGGCGCGGCGAGCCGCTTCCGCCTGGGTAAGTCCCTGGCGCTTGCGTTCGAGGGCCACGCGCCGGCCGATGTCGCCGGGGTCGGGCGCTCGTTGTGACGGAGTCGTGTCGGACACGGCAACCGCCTCCCCTCCTGAATCATCCGTCCTCGGGAAGGACAGGTGTCGGGGCGCTTTGGGCCCGTGCTCGATGTGTTGTACATGCGCGTCGGGCCCGGGGAACACCAGCGTGATCCGTTCGGTATCCGACCAGCGAACGTCGTAGGGAGGCGTGCCGTCCTCGTGGTGGAGTCCGACGATCTCGCCGTCCCGTCTGGTTACGCCCGTGGTCGGGCTTTCCACCACGAGTTGATCACCGAGTTGGGCTCGCATGACCGTCACCGCCTTCCGGCTCATCGCACCCAACGTGCCACGCCCTAGCGTGCCGACGCATGAGGCGACATGCCCTGCTGAAAGGGCCGACCGGACCTACATCGGGCCGACCGGGCCCCCCGAATGGCGCCGGGCAGCTCATCCGATGTCTACGCTCCGAAGCAATGCATCCGCTGCGAGGCCGCGCGGTCACGCACTGTGTCCGGCGGGCTGTCGCACCGTGTCCTGGCGCTACTCCTGGGGCAGGATGAGCGTGCAGGATTCCCCGGGCGCCACCGAGACCGTCCGGTCCGGCAGGGCGATGTCGATCGGGGAGCGGTCGGATTCGGGCACGGTGATCTGCAGCTCCCCCGCGCGCAGCCGGAGCCGTACGCCCCAGTGGCCCTGGTAACGGATCGCGAAGCCGTACTCCGACAGCTCGGGCAGCGGCACCGGGTTGAGCCGCAGCGCGCCGCCCCGGGTCTCCAGGCCGGTCAGTCCTCGTTGCACGAGATCTAGGGTGCCGGCCATAGCGCCGAGGTGAATGCCCTCGCCGGTGGTGCCACCCTGCAGATCGGCGATGTCTCCTGCCAGTGCCTCCTGGCAGAACGTCCAGGCTTCCGCGCGCCGCACTCTCGCCAGCACCCAGCCGTGCACGAGGCTGCTGAGCGTCGAGCCGTGACTGGTGCGGCGCAGGTAGTAGTCGACGGTCCGCTGCCAGACGGTGTCGTCCACCTCGTAGCCGAGCTGATGGAAGAGCCCCTGGAGCTCGGCCGGTGAGAAGAGATATCCGAGCATCAGCACGTCGGCCTGCTTCGATGCCTGGTACCGGTTGACCGTGTCGCCCTCGGCCTCAAGAATCCGGTCGAGGCGCCGGATGTCGCCGTAGCGGTCCCGGTAGCTGTCCCAGTCGAGTTCAGCGAGCTCGCCATAGCCCTCGAACTGGCTGATCACCCCGGCATGGAAGGGGACATGCAGCTTGCGGGAGACCTCCTCCCACGCGGCGGGCTCGCCGTCGGCGAGCCCGATGCGCTCGGCCAAGTCTCGGCGGCGCGGTTCCGCGAGAGAGTGCAGCACGTCGAGGGCGCGGGCGAGCACCCATGCCGCGGTGACATTGGTGTACGTGTTGTCGTCGAGGCCCGGCTCCTTCGCGCCGGGATAGGCGTCGTGATACTCGTCGGGGCCCACGACTCCGCAGATCCGGTAGCGGCCCAGCGTCTCGTCGTACACCGCCGCGTCCGCCCAGAACCGGGCGATCTGCAGCAGCATTTCGGCGCCCTTGGTGTGCAGGAACTCCGTGTCGCCACTCGCCTCGCAGTACTGCCACACGTTGTACGCGATCGCCGAGCCGACATGGTGCTGGAGTCGGGAGTGGTCGGGCAGCCAGCGCCCCGAGCGCGGATTGAGATGCAGCTGCTGAGTCTCCTCGCGGCCGTTGCTGCCGCTCTGCCAGGGGTACATGGCCCCGGCTCGTCCCGCGTCACGGGCTGCGAAGCAGGCTCGTTCCAGACGCCGGTGGCGGTAGCTGAGCAGGGCCCGGGAGACCTCGGGGAAGTGCAGGTTCAGAAAGGGCAGGACGAACAGTTCGTCCCAGAAGACGTGCCCTCGGTAGGCCTCGCCGTGCAGCCCGCGGGCCGGGACACCGACGTCCAGGTCCGCGGTGTGCGGGGACAGGGTCTGCAGGACGTGGAAGAGGTGGAGCCGCAAGATGGGGCCCGCGCTGTTCGGCACGTCGAGTTCGGCGGTGCGCCACAGCTGCTGCCAGGCCGTGCGGTGCGAGGCCAGCAAGGCATCGAAGTCCGGGGCACGGCCCACCCGGTCGACGGCGGCGTGCAGCGGATCGCTGATCGCCCGGTCCCGGGAGGTGTGCAGGGCGGCCGTCTTGTCGACGGTGACGGTCCGGCCCGCGGCCAGGGGAAGGCGCAGGACGTGGGCAACCCGCAGGTCCTCGTGGCGGGTGGTGGCCTGGGCCGGGACGTCAGCCACGGTGCGGGCGGCCAGGCCCACCCGGATGTCGGAGGTACTGGTGCGGCAGCGCATCCACACGGTGTCCGACGCGGAGGTCCCCGTGTGAACGTGGGTGAGATGACGGCTGGCCAGTTGTCCGTAGCGCTCGACGCCGGTGTTGGCGATCGCTCCGTCGAGCGCCGACTCGACCTCGATCTCCCCGGACCAGCCCTCGGCAGTGAACTCGGTGCGCAGCAAGGCAAGATGAGGGTGGGCCATGTGGACCAGGCGCAGCTGTCGTACCGCGACGCGCCGGCCGCTCCCGTCCTCGTACCGCAGCGTGCGCTCCAGCGTGCCTGCGTGCAGGTCCAGCGCCTGGTGGTGGTCGAGGAGCTTGTGGGTGTCAGGGGAGAACCAACTCCCGGAGCCCGTACGGAAACGCAGCGGCAGCCAGTTGGGCAGATTGGCCATGTCCTCGTTCTCGACGTGCCGTCCCGCCACGTCCGAGGTCAGCCGGTTGTAGCAGCCGGCCACGTACGTGCCCGGATAGTGGACGGAGTCCGCCGTGCACTCGGGCGCCACGCCACGGGTCGCGAAGTAGCCGTTGCCGAGCGTACACAGGGACTCGCGCAGGCGTTCCTGTGCCGGGTCGTAGCCTTCGTACTCCCAGGTCCAGTCGCGCATCGTCAGCCCTCCGGGCGGTCGCTGTCGGTGAGGATTTCCGCGAGGTCGCGGACCACGATGTCCGCGCCGTGCTTCAGCAGTTCAGCGCGGCTCTGCGGCGTACGTGCCCGGTCCACGCCGATGACCAGGCCGAAGCCGCCGCGCTGCCCGGCCTCGACTCCGGCCAGGGCGTCCTCGACAACGGCGGTACGGGAGGCGGAGGCGCCGAGGCGGCGGGCTGCCTCCAGGAAGAGGGCGGGGTCGGGTTTGCCGGGCAGGTGCAGGCGTACCGCTTCGCCGCCGTCCACAAGAGCGTCGAAGAGGCTCAGCACTCCCGCGTGTTCGAGGAGTTCGCGGGCATGCCGGGAGGCGGAGGCGGCGGCCAAGGGTACGCCGGCGGAGCGCAGGGTGTGCAGCAGCCGGACCGTGCCCGGGTAGGCGTCGACGCCGTGCTCACGCAGCCGCGTGGTGAACAGTCGCTCCTTGCTTGCGGCGACTTCCTGCACTTCCGCGTCGGGCAGCCGCAGCCCGCGGGATTCCAGGAAGGCTGCGGCACCGTCAAGTCTCGACTTGCCGTCGACGTATCGCCGATAGTCCTCCCGGACGTCGAAGGGTCGCCGCTGGGCGGGATCGGCGGGCGGGTGATCTCGCAGGAAGGCGTCGAAGGCGGTCTTCCAGGCGGCGGCGTGCACCCGCGCCGAGTCGGTGATCACTCCGTCGGTGTCGAGGACCACGGCCGCCGTGCCCCGCAGTGCGCGGGGCACGGCGGCCGTACCGTTCTGCGTCGGGTTCATGAGTCGTCGGCCACCAGGGCGGCGAGTTCGAGGAGCCGGTTGCTGTGGCCCCATTCATTGTCGTGCGGGCCGAAGACCTTCGCCATCTCGCCGTTTGCCTGGGTCAAGGCGGGGTCGAAGACGCAGGAGGCGGGTTCGAAGACGTCGCGGGAGACGATCGGCGCGGTGGACACGCACAGGATGCCGCGCAACGGACCCTCGGTGGCGTCGGTGAAGGCGGCGTTGATCTCCTCTGTCGTGGTCGCGCGCCGGAGCAGCACCGCGAGGTCGGTGAGCGAGCCGTCCTCGACGGGGACGCGGACCGCGATGCCCTCCAGGGCGCCGTTGATGCCGACGCGTGCGGTCATGGTGAGGCTCCTCGGCGTTGATGCGGTGAAGGGGGTCAGCCGGTCCAGGTCCAGTCGGCGACCTCGGGCAGATCGGTGCCGTGTTCGCGGATCCAGGCGTGGTGGCGGGTGCGGGCGTCGGCCATCTGCTGGCGTACGGCGGCGGCCCGGACACCGAGGCCCGGGACGCGGTCGATGACGTCCATGACCAGCCGGAAGCGGTCCATGTCGTTGCGGACGACCATGTCGAACGGGGTCGTGGTGGTGCCCATTTCCTTGTAGCCGCGGACATGGAGGTTGGCGTGTCCGGTGCGGCGGTAGGCGAGCCGGTGGATGAGCCAGGGGTAGCCGTGGTAGGCGAAGATGACCGGCTTGTCGCCGGTGAACAGTCCGTCGTACTCGAAGTCGCTCATCCCGTGCGGATGTTCCTCGCGCGGCATCAGCCGGGTCATGTCGACGACATTGACGACGCGCACCGCGAGGTCCGGCAAGTGTCGGCGCATCAACTGCGCGGCGGCCAGCACCTCTTGGGTGGGGACATCGCCGGCGCAGGTGAGGACGACGTCCGGCTCGCGTTCGTGGTTCGTGCCCGCCCAGTCCCAGATGCCGGCGCCGCGTGCGCAGTGGGCGCGGGCCTGGTCCATGGACAGCCAGTCGAAGCAGGGCTGTTTGCCCGCGACGATCACATTGACATAGTCGCGACTGCGCAGGGCATGGTCGGCCACCGACAGCAGGGTGTTGGCGTCCGGCGGCAGATAGACACGTACGACCTCGGGGCTCTTGTTGAGTACGTGGTCGACAAAGCCGGGATCCTGGTGGGAGAAGCCGTTGTGGTCCTGCCGCCAGACATGGGAGGTCAGCAGGTAGTTGAGGGAGGCGACGGGAGCCCGCCAGGGCAGTCCCCTGGACGTCTTCAGCCATTTGATGTGCTGGTTGACCATCGAGTCGACGATATGGACGAAGGCCTCGTAGCAGGAGAACAGTCCGTGCCGACCGGTCAGGAGATAGCCCTCCAGCCAGCCCTGGCAGAGGTGCTCGGAGAGGATCTCCATGACCCGGCCGTGCCGGGAGAGGTGTACGTCGGTCACCTTGGTCTGTGCCTGCCAGGCCTTACCGGTGGCGCCGAAGACGGCTCCCAGCCTGTTGGATGCGGTCTCGTCGGGCCCGACGAGCCGGAAGTCACGGCGCCCCTCCGTAGCCTCCATGAGCTGTTCGAGGAGATCGCCGAGAACGCGGGTGGGCTCGTGCAGAGTCGATCCCGGCTTGTCGACGGGCACGGCGAAGCGGTCCAGCTTCGGGATCGGCAGCTCGTGTACGAGAAGGCCGCCGTTGGCGTGCGGGGTGGCACCGAGACGCCGGGTGCCCTCGGGGACGCAGGCGAGGACGTCCGCAGTGGGCCTGCCCAGCGTGTCGAAGAGTTCCTCGGGCCGGTACGAGCGCAGCCATGCCTCCAACTGCCGCAGGTGCTGCGGGTTTTCCCGTACGCCGGCCAGCGGGACCTGGTGTGCGCGCCACGTCCCTTCAACCGGCTGACCATCGACCTCGGCCGGTCCGGTCCAGCCCTTGGGCGTGCGCAGGACGATGACGGGCCAGCGCGGCCGCTCCGTCACGCCCTCCTCGCGCGCGGTGCGCTGCAGGAGGGCGATCTGCTCCAGGGCGTGGTCGAGGGCGGCGGCCATGTCCCGGTGGACCTGGAGCGGGTCGTCGCCGGTGACATGGATCGGATCGTGTCCATATCCCCGGAGCAGGTCATCGAGTTCGGGCTCGGGGATGCGGGACAGGACCGTCGGATTGGCGATCTTGTACCCGTTCAGGTGGAGGATGGGCAGCACCGCCCCGTCGTGGACGGGATCGAGGAACTTGTTGGAATGCCAGGAGGCGGCGAGCGGGCCGGTCTCGGCCTCACCGTCCCCGATCACGCAGGCGACCAGCAGATCCGGGTTGTCGAGTGCCGCCCCGTAGGCGTGCGCCAGGGCGTAGCCGAGTTCACCGCCCTCATGGATGGAGCCAGGGGTTTCCGGGGCGACATGGCTGGGCACCCCGCCGGGGAAGGAGAACTGCCTGAACAGCCGGTCCATCCCGGCCGCGTCCCGGCTGACGTCCGGATAGATCTCGCTGTAGCTGCCTTCCAGCCAGGAGTTGGCCAGGACCGCCGGACCGCCGTGTCCAGGACCCCAGATGCACAGGGCCGACAGGTTGCGGGCCTTGATGACGCGGTTGAGGTGGGTGTGGACGAGGTTGAGCCCCGGGGAGGTGCCCCAGTGGCCGAGGAGCCGCGGCTTGATGTGCAGGGGTTCCAGGGGCTTCCTCAGCAGGGGGTTGGCCATCAGATAGATCTGACCGGCGGCAAGATAGTTCGCCGCCCGCCAGTGGGCGTCCAGGGTGCGCAGTTCCTCGTCGGTCAGTACGGTGCTGTCCTGGTGCTTGACCTTGGGCATGAGTGACTCCGTAGGGGTGAGGAGGCGGCCATGGCCGGCAAGAAGGATCGGCCGGCGGCGCTGCCGCGCGGGCTCTACGAGCGGGAGCTCCTGCGGCTGCAGACGGAGCTCATGAAGCTCCAGGAGTCGGTGCGCGCCGAGGGCGCGCGGCTCGTGGTGGTGTTCGAGGGGCGGGACGCGGCGGGCAAGGGCGGCACCATCAAGCGGGTCGCGGAGCATCTCAACCCCCGGGTCGCGCGGATCGTGGCTCTGCCCAAGCCCACCGAGCGCGAGCGCAATCAGTGGTACTTCCAGCGTTACATCGCGCATCTGCCCGCCGCCGGAGAAATCGCACTGTTCGACAGAAGTTGGTACAATCGGGCGGGTGTCGAGCACGTCATGGGCTACTGCACGAAGGAGGAGCACCAGCGGTTCCTCCACCAGTGCCCGATCTTCGAGCGGATGCTCGTGGAGGACGGCGTCCTGCTGCGCAAGTACTGGTTCTCGGTGAGCGACGCCGTACAGGAGCAGCGGTTCCGCCGCCGCCTGGATGACCCGACGCGGCGGTGGAAGCTCTCGTCGATGGACCTGCAGTCGATCACCCACTGGGAGGCGTACTCCCGGGCCAAGGACGACATGCTGGTGCACACGGACATCGCGGAGGCGCCCTGGTACGTCGTGGAGAGCGACGACAAGCGCAGGGCTCGCATCAATATGATCGCCCATCTGCTCGCGTCCCTCCCCTACCACGATGTGCCCCCAACTGCGCTCGAACTGCCGCCCCGGCCGCCGTCCACCGGCTATTTACGCCCCCCGCGCGATCTGCAGACGTACGTGCCCGACCACGCGGCCGGTCTGGCGGACTGAGACCGCCGGGGGCGCTCACCCGCTCAGACCAATTGCGGTACGACGGCCACGGGGCACACGGAGTGGTGCAGCACCGCGTGGGCGACCCGGCCGAGCTGGAGTCCAAAGTGCCCGTGCCGCCGCTGGGCGCCGACAACCAGCAGATCTGCCGCGGCCGAGGCGTTCATGAGCACCATGCGGGCGGGGCCCTCGGCCGTTTCCCGGTGCAGCTCCAAGGTGGGGTGATCCGCTACGGCTTCATGTAGTGCCGCTTCGAGGATCTCCGCGGCCTGGCTCTCGTGGTAACGAGCGGCGTCTCCCGCGACCAGCGGATGGTCGGCCGCCTCGTGCGCGGGGCAGCGCCACGCCCGGATGGCGTGCAGGGCAGCCCGGCGCCTCTCCGCCTCGCGGAATGCGAAACGCACAGCGGCCGAGCCCTCCGGGGGTTCATCGACGCCGAGGACGATCCGCCGGTGCGTGCCGCTCTGGGGGTCGTGGTTGCCGCGAATGACGAACACCGGGCAGTCGGCGCGGGCGGCGACTGCCAGGCTGACCGAGCCGAGCAGCATCCCGGCGAGTCCGCTACGGCCGCGCGAGCCGGTGACGAGGGCGAAGGCGTTGCGGCCCTCGCTCAGCAGGGCGCTCACCGTGTCCTCGGGCAAGATGTCCGTCTGAATCTTGAGGTCCCATTCGCGACGACGGGCGCGTTCCGCGGCGGTACCGACGATGTCCTCGGCCATGCCCCGCTCCGAGGGACGTCCCAACTCCTGGGCGAGCGCCGCCCCTTCGTACCGCTCCCACATCGACGCGTTCACCAGGCGCAGCGGTACACCGTGCAGGGCTGCTTCGTCGGCCGCCCAGTCCACGGCCCGCAGGCTGGACTCGGATCCGTCCACGCCTACAACGAGGGGCAGCTCCATTGTCCCCACCTTCTTCCTTGTCCTTCGGAGTGCGGACTTCTCTCAGAGTTCGAAGACGATGCGGGGCATCGGCCTGGCCGCGCAGTACGTCCTCGAAGGAGTCGTTCACCGAGAAACTGGAACACCTCGTCGAGGTTGTGTGGGCATCGCCACGCGGCTTGAGGACCTTGGCCGGGTCCGTCCAGACGCTCCCCGACTACCACAGGCTCGCTGAAGGCTCGTACGAATGCTGCTTTCATGGTCCGTTTCTCCTGGGGCGGGTCTTGGCGTGGGCTCAGTCGTGGGGGACCACCGCAACGGGCGAAGTGGCGTGGTGGAGCACGGCATGTGTGACGGGCCCGACGTGGGCGCCGAGCGGCGAACGGCGAGTACGGCGGCCGACAACGACCAGGGACGCGTCATGGGAGGCGTCCACGAGGTGGTTGGCGGGCTTGCCCGATCTCGACCGCTCGACGACCCCGACGGCCGGGAACTTCTGCTGCCAGGGGCGCAGCGTCTCGGCCAGGGAGTCCGCCTCCTGGGCTGCCAGTTGGGCGTTCATCCTTGGGTCGGCAGGAAGCCCGTACGCGAAGTAGGGCGGCAAGTTCCAGCCGTGGACGACGTGCAGGGCCGTGGCACGGCGCGCAGCCGCATCGAAGGCGAACTCGATCACCGAGTCGTCCGGGTGCTCGGTGTCGAGGCCCAGTACAACGGGCCGATTCGCAATGGGACCGGGCGCGTGCTCGTCCTCGGGCTTCTCCTCTGCCCTTACGAGGACGACGGGCCGCTCCGTGTGGGCCACGGTTGCCATGCCGACGGACCCGACCATGAATCCGGCGACGCCGCTCAGGCCACGGGAGCCCAGGACCAGGATCTCGGCGCCCCGGGCCTCGTCGGGCAGAACGGTGCCGGGCCGGCCGGCGACCTGATCCGCGGTGATCTCCACGTCGGGGTGACGGAGCCGCAGCTCGTCGGCCGTCTCGCGGGGAATACGCTCCGCCCAGTGCTGCAGCGTCTCGCCACCCAGGAGCGGAGCCTGAATGTAGGGCTGCGGTTCCCGGACGTTGACAAGCCTCAGCGGCAGAGCGCGCAGCCGCGCTTCGCGGGCCGCCCATTCGGCGGCGGCCAGGCTCTCGTTCGAACCGTCCAGGCCCACGGTCACGGTGCGGGACATGCTGTGTACCTCCTGGGTGGCGGGCGGGCTGTCGGACGACCCGCTTCCAGCGTCGTGGGCGGGGCGGACGCCTTGGAGGGGCCGCAGGTCCCTGGCCGGGGCCGACCGGCCCATACCTGGGCGGCCGGCGGCTGGAGACCGGCAGCCCCCTCTTCGAATTGGCACAGGGGGTCAGCGCAGCCAGCCGTTGCGGCGTACGAACGGCAGTCGCGCCCAGATCCGCCCGAGCCCCCAGGTCTCGCCCGCGGACGTCAGGGCGAGGGCGACAAGGGCGCTCGCATAGATGACGTGGTACTCCACAAGGGGGTTGGTGGACATGCTCGGCGAGCCGTCGGACAGGTGCTGGGCAGGCGGCCACTCCGCGAGCCACATCAGCGCCATCATCGCCGTGCCGGCGACTGCCACCAGGCGCAGCGCGGTACCGGTCAGCAGGGCGGCACCGATGCCGAGCAGACCGAGCATGAACAGCCAGTCCGCCCAGGCGGCCCCTGCCCAGTCATGGAACGTGGACTCCATGGGCCCGGCCGCGACGGAGCTCAGGAAGCCCTTGGTCGGCGAGCCGCCGTCGATCCAGCCCTTGCCCGACGGGGTCGCATACCCCCAGGCGAAGGTCTTGTCGAGGAAAGCCCACAGAAAGACGAAGCCGGTCAGGAGGCGCAGGGCCGCGATGGCGTAGGCCGGCCGGGTCTGTGTTCCGGCGGTCGCCGCGGACGCCGTCCTGGTCCTGCGCCAAGAGGGAAAGTGGAAGACGGGGCGCTTGTGGGGGCGCTCGTGCACAGCCATGGTGGTGATCCCTTCGGAGGATGCCGGGTCGGTGCCTGACATCGCTCACTGTCGTGGCCCGGCGCCCCGCGCCGCCGGAGGCCGAAGGGCCGTACTGCTGGGGCTGAACGGCCCCGGTTCCGGGGCTCGTTGGGGTACGGAAGCGGATCACGGTCCGGTCGGCCCTCGCGACTGCGCCGGGGGCGGCAAGATGCTGAGGGGCCGCGACGAAAGGAGTGCCATGTCCCAGCGCGCCGGTACGGACGACCCGAGGTGGCGCCTGATCCCCGGGATGGCAGTACTGGTGGGATACGAGCGCTCCTGGCTGCGTGGCGACCTGCTGGCCGGGGTGACGGTGGCCGCCTATCTCGTGCCACAGGTCATGGCATACGCGGGCGTGGCCGGGCTGCCGCCGGTCGCCGGGCTGTGGGCAATCCTTCCCGCACTGGTGCTGTACGCCCTGCTGGGCTCGTCACGGCTGCTTTCGGTAGGCCCCGAGTCGACGACCGCTCTCATGACCGCCACCGTGGTCAGGCCGCTCGCCGCCGGAGATCCGGGCAGGTACGCCGTGCTGGCGGCCGCGCTCGCCGTCGCGGTCGGGCTGCTGTGCCTGGTGGCGTGGGCGGTACGGCTGGGTTTCGTGGCCGATCTGCTGTCGCGGCCGGTCCTGGTCGGCTATCTGGCCGGCGTGGCGCTCATCATGATCGTGGACCAGCTGCCCAAGCTCACCGGCGTACGAACTGAGGGGTCTGGATTCTTCCCCCAGCTCGCCTCCTTCGTGCGGCACCTTCCCCAGATCCACGCGGCGACAACCGTCTTCGCGGCGGCCACGCTGATCTTCCTCTTCGCGATGTCGCGGCACGCCCGTGCCGTGCCCGCCCCGCTGCTGGCCCTGGTCCTCGGAACCTCCGACGTGGCGGCTTTAAGCCTGATGGCACGGGCTACTCAGGCCGCCCGGCCCTCGAGGGCGGCGCGTCCCGCTTCGAGTCGGGCGACCGGGACTCGGAACGGGGAGCAGGAGACGTAATCGAGTCCTGCGTCGTGGAAGAAGTGGATGGAGTCCGGGTCACCCCCGTGCTCGCCACAGACGCCGATCTTCAAGCCCGGGTGGGCTGCGCGCCCCTCTTCGACAGCGATGCGGATCAGCCGGCCGACGCCGTCCCTGTCGAGCGTCTCGAAGGGCGAGGTGGCGAAGATTCCCTGGTCGAGGTAGGCGGGGAAGAACGAGGCTTCTACGTCGTCCCGGGACAGGCCCCAAGCGGTCTGGGTCAGGTCGTTGGTGCCGAAGGAGAAGAAGTCGGCGGCCTCGGCAATACGGCCGGCGGTCAGCGCGGCGCGAGGCAGTTCGATCATCGTGCCGACCGGGCACCGCACAGCGATGCCGGATGCCTCCGACACCTCGGCAAGGACGCGCTCCGCGGCGGCCCGTACGATCCGGAGCTCCTCGGCCGTACCGACCAGCGGGACCATGATCTCGGCCCGTGGGTCGCCGCCGGCCCGCGTTCGCTCCACGACAGCCTCGGCGATCGCTCGTACCTGCATCTGCACCAGGCCCGGGACGACGAGCCCGAGGCGCACACCGCGCAGACCGAGCATGGGGTTGCTCTCGTGCATGCGCTCCACGGCCGCCAGCAGCCGCCTGTCGCGGCCGGTCGGGGCAGTGGCTACACGCACGGCGAGTTCGGTGCGGTCGGGCAGGAACTCGTGCAGGGGCGGGTCGATGAGGCGGATCGTCACCGGCAGGCCGTCCATGGCGGCGAGGATTCCGGTGAAGTCGCTGCGCTGGAGCGGCAGGAGGGCGTCCAGCGCCGCGCGCTGCCCGGCCTCGTCCTCCGCGAGGATCATCGCCTCGACGAGGCTTCGGCGCTCGCCCAGGAACATGTGCTCGGTGCGGCACAGCCCGATGCC
This window contains:
- a CDS encoding pyridoxamine 5'-phosphate oxidase family protein, producing the protein MRAQLGDQLVVESPTTGVTRRDGEIVGLHHEDGTPPYDVRWSDTERITLVFPGPDAHVQHIEHGPKAPRHLSFPRTDDSGGEAVAVSDTTPSQRAPDPGDIGRRVALERKRQGLTQAEAARRAGMAPAYLKYLEERPADPSQATLIRLAGALGTRVADLRGAGIDLPPGQGQALLHPRLQDLTAEECRSRLSTHGVGRVAVSTPDGPAVIPVNYEVIDDAILFRTAPGSTPAVAVGTDAAFEVDHVDEAMSRGWSVLAVGPARAVTEPDDVRRLAERAHTEPWAGGNRELWVSIQPTRLTGRRITPSDP
- a CDS encoding glycoside hydrolase family 65 protein, with the protein product MRDWTWEYEGYDPAQERLRESLCTLGNGYFATRGVAPECTADSVHYPGTYVAGCYNRLTSDVAGRHVENEDMANLPNWLPLRFRTGSGSWFSPDTHKLLDHHQALDLHAGTLERTLRYEDGSGRRVAVRQLRLVHMAHPHLALLRTEFTAEGWSGEIEVESALDGAIANTGVERYGQLASRHLTHVHTGTSASDTVWMRCRTSTSDIRVGLAARTVADVPAQATTRHEDLRVAHVLRLPLAAGRTVTVDKTAALHTSRDRAISDPLHAAVDRVGRAPDFDALLASHRTAWQQLWRTAELDVPNSAGPILRLHLFHVLQTLSPHTADLDVGVPARGLHGEAYRGHVFWDELFVLPFLNLHFPEVSRALLSYRHRRLERACFAARDAGRAGAMYPWQSGSNGREETQQLHLNPRSGRWLPDHSRLQHHVGSAIAYNVWQYCEASGDTEFLHTKGAEMLLQIARFWADAAVYDETLGRYRICGVVGPDEYHDAYPGAKEPGLDDNTYTNVTAAWVLARALDVLHSLAEPRRRDLAERIGLADGEPAAWEEVSRKLHVPFHAGVISQFEGYGELAELDWDSYRDRYGDIRRLDRILEAEGDTVNRYQASKQADVLMLGYLFSPAELQGLFHQLGYEVDDTVWQRTVDYYLRRTSHGSTLSSLVHGWVLARVRRAEAWTFCQEALAGDIADLQGGTTGEGIHLGAMAGTLDLVQRGLTGLETRGGALRLNPVPLPELSEYGFAIRYQGHWGVRLRLRAGELQITVPESDRSPIDIALPDRTVSVAPGESCTLILPQE
- a CDS encoding HAD family hydrolase, translating into MNPTQNGTAAVPRALRGTAAVVLDTDGVITDSARVHAAAWKTAFDAFLRDHPPADPAQRRPFDVREDYRRYVDGKSRLDGAAAFLESRGLRLPDAEVQEVAASKERLFTTRLREHGVDAYPGTVRLLHTLRSAGVPLAAASASRHARELLEHAGVLSLFDALVDGGEAVRLHLPGKPDPALFLEAARRLGASASRTAVVEDALAGVEAGQRGGFGLVIGVDRARTPQSRAELLKHGADIVVRDLAEILTDSDRPEG
- a CDS encoding phosphoketolase family protein produces the protein MPKVKHQDSTVLTDEELRTLDAHWRAANYLAAGQIYLMANPLLRKPLEPLHIKPRLLGHWGTSPGLNLVHTHLNRVIKARNLSALCIWGPGHGGPAVLANSWLEGSYSEIYPDVSRDAAGMDRLFRQFSFPGGVPSHVAPETPGSIHEGGELGYALAHAYGAALDNPDLLVACVIGDGEAETGPLAASWHSNKFLDPVHDGAVLPILHLNGYKIANPTVLSRIPEPELDDLLRGYGHDPIHVTGDDPLQVHRDMAAALDHALEQIALLQRTAREEGVTERPRWPVIVLRTPKGWTGPAEVDGQPVEGTWRAHQVPLAGVRENPQHLRQLEAWLRSYRPEELFDTLGRPTADVLACVPEGTRRLGATPHANGGLLVHELPIPKLDRFAVPVDKPGSTLHEPTRVLGDLLEQLMEATEGRRDFRLVGPDETASNRLGAVFGATGKAWQAQTKVTDVHLSRHGRVMEILSEHLCQGWLEGYLLTGRHGLFSCYEAFVHIVDSMVNQHIKWLKTSRGLPWRAPVASLNYLLTSHVWRQDHNGFSHQDPGFVDHVLNKSPEVVRVYLPPDANTLLSVADHALRSRDYVNVIVAGKQPCFDWLSMDQARAHCARGAGIWDWAGTNHEREPDVVLTCAGDVPTQEVLAAAQLMRRHLPDLAVRVVNVVDMTRLMPREEHPHGMSDFEYDGLFTGDKPVIFAYHGYPWLIHRLAYRRTGHANLHVRGYKEMGTTTTPFDMVVRNDMDRFRLVMDVIDRVPGLGVRAAAVRQQMADARTRHHAWIREHGTDLPEVADWTWTG
- the ppk2 gene encoding polyphosphate kinase 2, which produces MAGKKDRPAALPRGLYERELLRLQTELMKLQESVRAEGARLVVVFEGRDAAGKGGTIKRVAEHLNPRVARIVALPKPTERERNQWYFQRYIAHLPAAGEIALFDRSWYNRAGVEHVMGYCTKEEHQRFLHQCPIFERMLVEDGVLLRKYWFSVSDAVQEQRFRRRLDDPTRRWKLSSMDLQSITHWEAYSRAKDDMLVHTDIAEAPWYVVESDDKRRARINMIAHLLASLPYHDVPPTALELPPRPPSTGYLRPPRDLQTYVPDHAAGLAD
- a CDS encoding universal stress protein gives rise to the protein MELPLVVGVDGSESSLRAVDWAADEAALHGVPLRLVNASMWERYEGAALAQELGRPSERGMAEDIVGTAAERARRREWDLKIQTDILPEDTVSALLSEGRNAFALVTGSRGRSGLAGMLLGSVSLAVAARADCPVFVIRGNHDPQSGTHRRIVLGVDEPPEGSAAVRFAFREAERRRAALHAIRAWRCPAHEAADHPLVAGDAARYHESQAAEILEAALHEAVADHPTLELHRETAEGPARMVLMNASAAADLLVVGAQRRHGHFGLQLGRVAHAVLHHSVCPVAVVPQLV
- a CDS encoding universal stress protein — encoded protein: MSRTVTVGLDGSNESLAAAEWAAREARLRALPLRLVNVREPQPYIQAPLLGGETLQHWAERIPRETADELRLRHPDVEITADQVAGRPGTVLPDEARGAEILVLGSRGLSGVAGFMVGSVGMATVAHTERPVVLVRAEEKPEDEHAPGPIANRPVVLGLDTEHPDDSVIEFAFDAAARRATALHVVHGWNLPPYFAYGLPADPRMNAQLAAQEADSLAETLRPWQQKFPAVGVVERSRSGKPANHLVDASHDASLVVVGRRTRRSPLGAHVGPVTHAVLHHATSPVAVVPHD